The sequence ATAAGAGATTTTCGTTGTAATCATTCACAAATTTCACTTTGATACTGTATAAGATAATACAAAAacatggtttatgttttttttttttttaatattttatctaaggaaaaaaaaatgtctttttacCTTTCTTTAACTTGAtgatatatactgtattattatattataaaataaagatttgttTCTTCGTCAATATGTGTTTGACTTTGACGTATATGTCCCATCTGTATAGTCTTATCCGAGTCAAACCCGAACCGTTGAACCAACCcggattttatttattttctctctgtttctcggGAAACACTCGTCGCGTCGTCAAGTCCTTTATACCTTCAGAGAAGTTCAAAACTCAATCGTTGTTCTTATACACACCTTTGGATTTGGTGGTGTTTGTGTCGGAGATCTCGAAGATGATGAAGCAGCTCCTGTGTTGTCTCCCATGGCTGCTTCTCTCCCTCTTGGTGATAACCGAGGCCCGATTCGTGGTGGAGAAGAACAGTTTGTCGGTAACTTCGCCGGAGAGTATAAAGGGGACTCATGACAGTGCAATTGGAAACTTTGGGATTCCTCAGTACGGTGGAAGCATGGCCGGTACGGTGGTTTATCCCAAAGAGAATCAGAAATCGTGTAAGGAGTTTAGCGATTTCTCGATTTCGTTCAAGTCTCAGCCTGGTGCTTTGCCTACTTTTCTCTTGGTTGATCGTggaggtacatatatatatatacatctcttACTTTAATTTCACATTTGGATTTGATGGTTCTCCTAGGGTTCTTGCATTACTCAGTTTCTGATTGATTTTAAGtcacatatttgatatttgtgttttgaagatCTTACAGTTGAATGTTAAATTTAGTGCTTTTGTGTAATTGAAGTTTCAGTTGAAGCCCGAGGTTAAGTGTTTTCATCAGTAAGAGATTTTAGTTGTCAAGTTCGCTGAGAAATTACTGCCTTTCTTCTTAATTGGTTCGTCGTTGAGTTGAGTATGGGCTGATATTGTCTCACCTTTATTGTTCTGCATAAATCGACTAATCGTAACTTACTTAGCCTAAAATGGTGTATATTTCCTTTTTCGGTTTCTAATtaggattttgttggttttctaATTAATGGAGTCTGTTGTCTTATATTTAACTTCTGGCAATATCATTGAAGATCTTACAACTGATACTGATGTTAGATTTAGGCCACTCTATCTAAAGTTAGACTGAGATCATTGTGTTTAATACACCCAAGATTAGAGATTTTAGTCTTTAGGGTGTGATGgtttttttctcttactttGACTGTTCTGCATAATCAATCATATCTTAACTTACTTAGCCTAATGATGGGAAGTTATGTGTTGTTGTGTAGATTGTTTTTTCGCTTTAAAGGTCTGGAATGCACAGAAAGCCGGTGCTTCTGCTGTTCTTGTGGCAGACAATGTTGATGAACCTTTGATTACCATGGATACACCTGAAGAGGATGTTGCGTCTGCAAAATACATTGAGAATATTACCATACCTTCTGCTCTTGTTACCAAAGGTTTTGGTGAAAAATTGAAGAAAGCCATTAGTGGAGGGGATATGGTCAACTTGAATCTTGACTGGAGAGAAGCTGTTCCGCACCCTGATGACCGTGTTGAGTATGAATTGTGGACCAACAGCAATGATGAATGTGGGGTTAAGTGTGACATGTTGATGGAATTCGTCAAGGATTTCAAGGGTGCCGCTCAGATTCTCGAGAAAGGAGGTTTCACGCAGTTTAGACCTCACTACATCACCTGGTATTGCCCTCACACTTTCACTCTGAGCCGGCAGTGCAAGTCTCAGTGTATCAACAAGGGAAGGTATTGCGCTCCTGATCCAGAACAGGACTTCAGCTCAGGATATGATGGAAAAGACGTTGTTGTAGAAAATTTGAGACAACTTTGTGTTTACAAGGTGGCGAATGAAACTGGGAAACCCTGGGTCTGGTGGGATTATGTCACTGATTTCCAGATCAGATGTCCCATGAAGGAAAAGAAATACAACAAAGATTGTGCTGATTCTGTTATCAAATCTCTTGGTGAGTGTTTCTTTCATAGGAAGAAAAAATCCCCCCTTTTTTGTTAAGGGATAATAATGCCTACAAGTCGGGTAAGTTATGATAGTTCAGATCAATTATTTTCTATGTCTGTACAGGAATTGATAGTAGAAAACTTGACAAATGTATGGGAGACCCTGATGCTGACATGGACAATCCAGTTTTAAAGGAAGAACAAGATGCTCAAGTAAATTTTACTTATGTCTTTTTTACGTCTGAATTTTTCTGCAGGCATGTCAATGTTATGTTCTTTTAGGAAGCTGTTTGGGatttacataatatataatgtAGGTTGGCAAGGGTTCAAGGGGTGATGTTACCATATTACCTACCTTGGTTGTCAACAACAGACAGTACCGAGGTTTGTCTTGCAGAGTTGAACTTAAGACTTCAATACATGTAGTTTAGCTTGTTATAAAAGTGTTCCCTTGCAGGCAAGTTGGAGAAGAGTGCAGTACTCAAGGCTCTATGCTCTGGTTTTGAGGAGACCACTGAACCAGCTATATGTCTCAGCACAGGTATAATATTGTTGGTCTTGACTATTTGTAGGCATTTCTGATTGTACACATACTCACCTTTATATCCGTCGGAATATGTTTTGGTGTATCGCGtaagttttgttggtttaag comes from Camelina sativa cultivar DH55 chromosome 19, Cs, whole genome shotgun sequence and encodes:
- the LOC104766679 gene encoding vacuolar-sorting receptor 3, whose protein sequence is MMKQLLCCLPWLLLSLLVITEARFVVEKNSLSVTSPESIKGTHDSAIGNFGIPQYGGSMAGTVVYPKENQKSCKEFSDFSISFKSQPGALPTFLLVDRGDCFFALKVWNAQKAGASAVLVADNVDEPLITMDTPEEDVASAKYIENITIPSALVTKGFGEKLKKAISGGDMVNLNLDWREAVPHPDDRVEYELWTNSNDECGVKCDMLMEFVKDFKGAAQILEKGGFTQFRPHYITWYCPHTFTLSRQCKSQCINKGRYCAPDPEQDFSSGYDGKDVVVENLRQLCVYKVANETGKPWVWWDYVTDFQIRCPMKEKKYNKDCADSVIKSLGIDSRKLDKCMGDPDADMDNPVLKEEQDAQVGKGSRGDVTILPTLVVNNRQYRGKLEKSAVLKALCSGFEETTEPAICLSTDVESNECLDKNGGCWQDKSANITACKDTFRGRVCECPTVDGVRFKGDGYSHCEPSGPGRCTINNGGCWHEERDGHAFSACVDKDSVKCECPPGFKGDGIKKCEDINECKEKKACQCPECSCKNTWGSYECSCSGDLLYMRDHDTCISKTGAQVRSAWAAVWLIMLSLGLAAGGAYLVYKYRLRQYMDSEIRAIMAQYMPLDSQPEVQNHVNDERA